The following are from one region of the Novosphingobium humi genome:
- a CDS encoding putative bifunctional diguanylate cyclase/phosphodiesterase, protein MQLSRLIRWFAEIGTDPDLAVYQAANLQRQVPLLYGLLLINSLAVAITHRAQAPLLLTFVAPAVLFVITLIRMVHWLRTQRAGLPSPEAAKRQLRLVTMVAAPIAAAYAGWSLSLAPYGGPFEQAHVALYISTTVIGCIFCLVVLPQAALLVAVSVLPAFVIFCFSKRLLTFATIGINVTLVLGVLLRVLFNGFEHFRRQVKSGCLLATQHQELQRLNEENRKLAMTDSLTGLPNRRQFYADLDAWTDQSAGPSFAVGVLDLDRFKPINDTYGHQVGDRLLEAIGRRLRATAGPSVQVYRLGGDEFGLIDTQVDDFARTCERLLQQVRAPLRIGEIVLSVGGSLGVAPYPDAGTKASDLFDRADYALYHAKHVHGGGVCLFTPSLETAVRADRAIEAALQASSFEEELSIVLQPIVELSSGRLSAVEVLARWSNPMLGEISAMEFIAIAERSTAIHSITRTVFKKGLKAARQLPDHVAVSFNISACDLTSATTLAFIRDEIASAGIAPRRIWIEVTETAVMRNAEAAAQALQAFRDLGVGIALDDFGTGYSSLGYVQRLPLDKIKIDRSFVRALDNAEGSTITSAVITLCHTIGLACVAEGVETEAQRQTLAEAGCEHAQGYLFSKPLPLSELLPRCADAQASWLDSGRRSAVA, encoded by the coding sequence TTGCAGCTTTCGCGTCTGATCCGGTGGTTCGCGGAGATAGGAACCGATCCGGACCTGGCGGTCTATCAGGCGGCGAATCTGCAAAGACAGGTCCCGCTGCTCTATGGCCTGCTGCTGATCAACTCGCTGGCCGTGGCCATCACCCATCGCGCGCAGGCCCCCCTGTTGCTGACGTTCGTGGCGCCCGCCGTGCTTTTTGTGATAACCCTGATCCGCATGGTCCACTGGCTGCGCACCCAGCGCGCCGGGCTGCCCAGCCCGGAAGCGGCCAAGCGTCAGTTGCGTCTGGTCACGATGGTGGCGGCACCGATCGCGGCGGCCTATGCGGGGTGGTCGCTGTCTCTGGCCCCCTATGGCGGGCCGTTTGAACAGGCCCATGTGGCGCTTTATATTTCGACCACGGTGATCGGGTGCATTTTCTGTCTGGTGGTCCTGCCCCAGGCCGCGCTGCTGGTGGCGGTCTCGGTGCTTCCGGCCTTCGTCATCTTCTGTTTCAGCAAGCGCCTGCTGACCTTTGCCACGATCGGCATCAATGTGACGCTGGTGCTGGGCGTGCTGTTGCGGGTGCTGTTCAACGGCTTTGAACATTTCCGCAGACAGGTGAAATCGGGCTGCCTGCTTGCAACCCAGCACCAGGAATTGCAGCGGCTGAACGAGGAAAACCGCAAGTTGGCGATGACCGACAGCCTGACCGGCCTGCCCAACCGGCGACAGTTCTATGCCGATCTGGATGCATGGACGGATCAGTCCGCCGGGCCTTCCTTTGCGGTCGGCGTGCTCGATCTGGACCGGTTCAAGCCGATCAACGACACCTATGGCCATCAGGTCGGCGACCGGCTGCTCGAAGCCATAGGGCGGCGCCTGCGCGCCACGGCGGGGCCTTCGGTGCAGGTCTATCGGCTGGGCGGGGATGAATTCGGGCTGATCGACACCCAGGTCGATGATTTCGCGCGCACCTGCGAGCGCCTGCTGCAGCAGGTGCGCGCGCCGCTGCGCATCGGCGAGATCGTGCTGTCTGTGGGCGGCTCGCTGGGCGTGGCGCCATATCCCGATGCCGGGACCAAGGCGTCCGACCTGTTCGACCGGGCCGATTACGCGCTCTATCACGCCAAACATGTCCATGGCGGCGGGGTCTGCCTGTTCACCCCCAGCCTTGAAACCGCCGTGCGCGCCGACCGCGCCATCGAGGCCGCGCTTCAGGCCAGTTCCTTTGAGGAGGAATTGTCCATCGTGCTCCAGCCCATCGTCGAGTTGTCGAGCGGGCGGCTCAGCGCCGTCGAGGTGCTGGCGCGCTGGTCCAACCCGATGCTGGGCGAGATTTCCGCGATGGAATTCATCGCCATTGCCGAACGTTCAACCGCGATCCATTCGATCACACGCACCGTTTTCAAAAAGGGGCTGAAGGCCGCGCGCCAATTGCCCGATCATGTGGCCGTCTCCTTCAACATATCGGCCTGCGACCTCACCTCTGCCACCACGCTGGCCTTTATCCGCGACGAGATCGCATCGGCGGGCATCGCCCCGCGCCGGATCTGGATCGAGGTGACCGAAACTGCCGTGATGCGCAATGCCGAGGCCGCCGCCCAGGCCCTTCAGGCCTTCCGCGATCTGGGCGTGGGCATTGCGCTTGATGATTTCGGCACCGGCTATTCCAGCCTTGGCTATGTCCAGCGCCTGCCGCTCGACAAGATCAAGATCGACCGCAGCTTTGTGCGCGCGCTCGACAACGCCGAGGGCAGCACGATCACTTCGGCGGTCATCACCCTGTGCCATACGATCGGTCTGGCCTGCGTGGCCGAGGGCGTGGAAACCGAAGCCCAGCGCCAGACGCTGGCCGAGGCCGGATGCGAACATGCGCAGGGCTATCTCTTCAGCAAGCCGCTGCCGTTGAGCGAACTTCTGCCGCGCTGCGCCGATGCGCAGGCCTCGTGGCTTGATTCCGGCCGGCGCTCGGCTGTCGCCTGA